CGACTCCGACGGCGAAGGAGACAGAGACGGCGACTCGCCGATGCCCGCCCACCACCGCGCGCTCGATGCGCTCACCGACCTCCCCGGCGTCGACGTCGCGGTCGCCTCCGCGCTGCTGTGGTTCCTCGATCCCGATCGGTTCCTCGTCGTCGGCGACCGCGAGTGGCGGGTGGTCGCGACGCTCACCGACCTCGACTCGGGCTACCCCGACCCGATGACGTTGGGGGCGTACGACCGCTACCTCGACGCGGTCCGGACGCTGTCGGACCGGCTCGACGTCGACGGCTGGCACCTGTACATGGTGATCCAGCGGGTGTACGCGGAGGAGTTCGCAGGGGAGTAGCGAGCGGAGGTCGGATGTCGCCGAAGAGGGCTAGCGGTCCAGGAACGGCGGAATCACGACCTCGGCGCGCTTCTCGTCGCCGCGCACGACGACGCTCACCTCCGCGCCGGCGTCGGCGTGGCTCTCGTGAAGGTAGCCGAGGCCGATCGGCTCGTCGAGCGTCGGGCTCATCGTGCCGGAGGTGAGGTGGCCGACCCGAGTGAGGTCGCCGTCGGTCACGGCGTAGCCGCCGCGGGGGACGCCGCGCTCCAGGAGGCGGACGCCGACGAACCGCTCGTCGACCCCCTCCTCCTTCTGTCGCTCCAGCGCGTCGCGCCCCACGAACTCGGTGTCCAGCTTCACCACGAACCCGATCCGCGCCTCGTAGGGGGTGCGGGGCTCGTCGTCGGGGTCGAAGTCCTGTCCGGAGAGGAGGTACCCCATCTCCGTCCGGAGGGTGTCGCGGGCGCCGAGCCCGCAGGGCTGTGCGGTCGGCCCGGTCGCGTCCTCCCCGACGAACGCCGACCAGACCGCCTCGGCGTCGCTCGCCGGGCACATGATCTCGAACCCGTCCTCACCGGTGTAGCCCGTGCGGGCGACCCAGCTGTCAACGCCCGCAACGGCGGCGACCGTCGCTTCGAACTTCGAGAGGCCGACCACGCGGTCGGCGGGGGTCGCGTCGTCGACTGCGTCGGCCGCGTCGGGCCCCTGCACGGCGAGCATGGCCCAGTCGTCGGTGGCGTTCGCGACGGTCGCGTCGAGCCCGACCTCGTCGCGGTAGTCGGTCCACCGGTCGGTCATCTGCTCGTCGTGGCCCGCGTTCGGGACGAAGAGGTACGCGGGGTCGCCCGCGCCCGCGTCGAGGTCGCGGTCCATGCCGGCGAGCGCGTCGGCGCCCGTTCCGGCCTCGATCCCGTCCGGGAGCCGGTAGACGACGGTGTCGTCGAGCATGACGCCCTCGTCGTCCGTAATCGCCGCGTACTGGGAGTCGCCCGGATCGAGCGCGGTCACGTCGTTGGTCGTCAGGCGGTTCATCAGCGCCGTCGCGTCGGGGCCGGCCACCTCGATCTCGCCCATGTGCGAGACGTCGAAGACGCCGACAGACTCCCGGACCGCAGTGTGTTCCTCGCGGATCGAGTCGAACTCGACCGGCATCTGCCAGCCGCCGAAGTCGGTGAACTTCGCGCCGCGCGCCGCGTTGGTCTCGTGGAGAGGTGGAAGCCGATCGGTCATGGCCGAACGGTCTGCGGGACGCGCCTAAGGTCTTGCCATCGGGTCGGTCTCGGCGCCGGAGCGGGCCGACCTTCGCGCCCAGGACGCCCCATGAGCGCGTCGGAGGGGCCGACAGGCTCAAGCCGTTTCCTCCCTCCCTCTCCCACGTGAAGCGGAACGTCTCCGACCTGCTCGCGCCCGCCGCGGCGGTCCTCCTCGTGGCGCTCGTCGTCGCGGCGGCCGCGGGCGCGTGGCCCCCGTTCGTCGCCGTCGAGAGCGGGAGCATGGAGCCGACCGTCGAGCGCGGTGACCTCGTGGTCGTCACCTCGGCGGAGCGGTTCCCGTGGGGCGGGCTGACCGGCCACGCCGAGCCGGACGCGCCCACGCGGCTCGGCGGCACGGGCGACGTGGTGGTGTTCGATCCCCCGGACGACGGTCAGCACCCGATCCTCCACCGGCTCGCGTTCCGCGTCAGCGCGGGCGAGGACTGGACCGACCGCGCCGACCCCGCGCTGCTCGACGGCGACTGCGACGACATCGAGAGCTGTCCCGCGCCCCACGACGGCTACATCACCTTCGGCGACGCGAACGGCGAGTACGACCAGAGCGCGGGGATCGCCACGGTCGTCCGGGAGGAGTGGGTCACGGCGAAGGCGCTGGTGTCGGTCCCGAACCTCGGCTGGTTCCGGGTCGGCGTCGACGCCGCGATCGCCCGGATCGGGCTCCTGCCGACAGCCGTCGGCGTCGGCGGGGCCGCGGCGGTCGCGGGCGGCTTCGGCGCGGTGCTGATCGGGTGGGCGGGTCGCGGTCGCGGCGGGCGCCGGAAGTAGCTCTGCGCCGGTCGCTACTCCGGCGGTGAGTCGGCGGTCGCCTCCGGGTCGGCCGCGGCGTCCGCGTCTCCCGCGTCGCCATCGCGGTCACTCGGTTCCTCCTCTCCCTCGTCGAGCGTCACCGACCCGTTCGCGGCGTTTCGCAGGGCGTCGGAGCGCCCGAACTCGCCGGGCGCGATCGCGAGGGTCCGGATCCCGTAGCCGTTCGCCGTCTCGACGACGGGCTTGAAGTCGGTGTCGCGGGAGGCGATCGCGAGGACCGACATCCGGCCCTCGGCCGCGAACCGGGCGGCGTCGACCGCGAGCTTCACGTCGACGTCGCCGCTCGTGATCACGACCTCGAACCCCCGCGCCTCCGCGGCCTGTATCAGCCCCGGCGTCGCGTGCTCGTCGAGGTAGAGCCGCGTCGTGACGAGCGGTCCCTCGGCCTCGGCCGCCCGCCGCACGTCGTCGAGGTCGACGTCGAACTCCTCGCGCAACACGTTCGGCCCGTCGACGAACAGCGCCACGCCGACCGGCTCCTCGTCCTCCCGACTGGATTCCATGCGTCGGGGTCGGCGGCGGGCGGAAATATGCGTACTGGTCCCGACCGGTCATCGACCGCCGGGCGGCGTCCCGCCCCGGAACCCCACGTTATACACCTTATATTCGTTTTACGACCTGATCGACGACTGTAGTGAATATACGGAGTATTGAAGTAGTATGTCCAAGAATAGCGAGTTAAGATGTCGAACTACGACACCTTCACCGTCATTTCCGAACAGAACGATCACGAATGCACCACGCTCCGTGCACATCCCCGCAACGAGACGTACCACGTCGTCGACTACGCCGACGACGACGCGCGCGAGGAGGTCGCCGACCTGCCGGTCGGCTCGGTAGTAAAGATGGAGCTGTCGCGCGCCGGCCGCCGCAGCAACGTCTGGCGCGCCGAGTCGGTCCGGACCGCGCACACGGACGGCGGGGAGCGCGAGTAAGCGGGGACGGTCGGAGAAAGCGGGCGACCGTGCTGTCGCTCTCGGGGGCCTGGGACAGTCCTTCTTTCGCTCGGTATTTAACTCCGAGAGCGGCCGCGCTCTCGTCTACCGGTCGCCCGTCAGCCGCGGATTCGTCACGGCGCCGTCGGCCGCGGAGGCGAAGTCACGGGCGTACTTCGCGAGGATGCCGCCCTCGTACTGCGGCGCGGGCGCCTCCCACGCATCGCGGCGCTCCGCGAACTCCTCGTCGGAGAGGTCGACGCTGAGGTCGCGCTCGGGGATGTCGACGGTGACGTGGTCGCCGTCCTCGATGAGACCGATCGGGCCGCCGTCGGCCGCTTCGGGGGCGACGTGGCCGATCATCGGGCCGCGCGTGGCGCCGGAGAAGCGCCCGTCGGTGAGGAGCGCGACGTCGTCCTCGTGGCCCGCGCCGACGACGGCGGCGGTGACGCCGAGCATCTCGCGCATCCCCGGGCCGCCGGTCGGCCCCTCGTTGCGGATCACGATCACGTCGCCGGAGTCGACCTCGCCCGATTGGACGTACTCCATCGCGTCCTCCTCGTGCTCGAACACGCGAGCGGGTCCCTCGTGGTAGAACTCGTCGTCGCCGGTCACCTTCAGCACCGAGCCGTCCGGCGCGAGGTTCCCCTTGAGGATCTTGATGGCGCCCTCCTCCTCCTTCGGCTCGTCGACGGTGTAGAGGAAGTCGGCCTCGATATCGTCGTCGTCCGGGAGCGCGCCGCGCTCCTCCAGCTCCGCGATCTCCTCGGCGAGGGTGCGGCCCGTGACGGTCATCGCGTCGCCGTGGAGCAGGTCGGCCTCCAGCAGGCGGCGGAGCACGACCGGCACGCCGCCGATCTCGTGGAGGTCGTTCATCACGCGGCTCCCGCCGGGCTGGAGGTCGGCGATCTTCGGGGTGCGCCGCGAAATCTCGTCGAAGTCCTCGATCGAGAGGTCGACGTCGGCCTCGGCGGCCAGCGCGAGCAGGTGGAGGACGCCGTTCGTCGAGCCGCCGATGGCGGTCTGCAAGGCGATCGCGTTCTCGAACGACTTCCGCGAGAGGATGTCGGAGGGGCGGCGGTCGTTCTCGATGCAATCCAAGACGAGCTCGCCCGCGCGCTCCGCGACCTCGTAGCGCTCCCTGTCCTCGGCGGGCGCGGAGGCCGAGCCGAGCGGCGCCATCCCGAGCGCCTCGGAGATGGACGCCATCGTGTTGGCGGTGAACATTCCGCCGCAGGAGCCCGCGCCGGGGCAGGCGTGGCGCTCCAGATCGTCGAGCTCGTCGCCGCTCATGTCGCCCTCGGCGTAGGCGCCGACGCCCTCGAACACCTGGACGATGGTGACGTCGCGCCCCTCGTGTTCGCCGGGCATTATCGAGCCGCCGTAGAGGAAGACGCTCGGGAGGTCGGTGCGGATCGACGCCATCAGCATGCCGGGGAGGTTCTTGTCGCAGCCCGCGACGGTCACCAGCGCGTCCACGCGCTCGCCGAACGAGACGAGCTCGACCGAGTCGGCGATGACCTCGCGGGAGATGAGGCTCGCCTTCATCCCCTCGGTCCCCATCGAGATGGCGTCCGAGATGGTGATCGTCCCGAACTCGACGGGCATCCCGCCGGCCGCGTCGATCCCGTCGATCGCCGCGTCGGCGACGTCGTCGAGGTGGACGTTACACGGGGTGATGTCGGCGGCGGGGTTCGGCACCCCGACGAGCGGCGAGGAGAGGTCCTCGTCGTCGAACCCCATCGCCCGGAACATCGAGCGGTGGGGGGCGCGCTCGGCGCCCTCGGTCACGTCCCTGCTCCGCAGGTCCTCGTCCTTCTCTCCCGCGAACCGGTCCGCGTCGCCTCCGCGTCGGCGAGAGGCCTCCCCCTCGTCGGATCGTGGCTGCTGTTCGCTCATACCTGACCCTGTCGCTCGGGGGTCTTAAACGGCCGCAACGGGGCGAGGGTTGCTCGGGTCGGCGAACGGGTTCGGTTCTCGTCGTGTCCATCACACCCGCGCCTTCAGTTCGACCCGATACCCGAACGGGTCCCTGACGTACACCGCTCCGGCGACCCCGGTCGCTCCGAGCGGCGAGTCGAGCGTCTTCTCGATCTCGACGCCCGCCGCGTCCAGTTCGGCCTCGATCTCCTCGATCGACTCCTCGACGACGACGGCGACGTGGTCGTAGTTCGTCGCGGTCGGCGGCTCGAACTCATCCGTCGGCCAGAGGTGGACGACCGCCGTCGCCGACAGCCGCACGTCGAAGAAGGGCTTCTCGTCGGCGGCGTACAGCGCGTCCTCGATGCCGAAGCCGAGCCGCTCGCCGTAGAACTCCCGGGCGTCGGCGACGCCGTCCTCGGGGATCCGGAGGTTGACGTGGTCGATATGACGTGCCTGCATGGGGTTCGGTTGGACGCCGACCGCAAAAAAGTGAGCCGGTAGCGACGGGGCTCGTCAGGCGAACGCTTCGAGGATCCCCGCCCCGTCCGTGCTCCGGCCGAGGTCCGGAAGCGTGGCGCGCTCGGGGTGCGGCATGAGGACGGCGACCGTCTCGCGCTCGCCGAGGACGCCGGCGGCGTTGTCGGTGGAGCCGTTCGGGTTGGCCGCGTCGGTGGCGTTCCCGTCGGCGTCGCAGTAGCGGAACAGCACGCGGTCGTCGGCGACGAGGTCGGCATGGGCGTCCTCGCTTATCTCGAAGCGCCCCTCGCCGTGCGCGATGGGGACCTCGATCACGTCGCCCTCGTCGTAGGCGGCGGTCCACGGCGTGTCCGCGCGCTCGACGCGCAGGTGGACCGGTTCGCACTGAAAGCGCGCGGAGGCGTTGGTGGTGAACGCACCGGGGGTGAGCCCGGACTCCGCGCCGATCTGCGCGCCGTTGCAGATCCCGATCACGGGGACGCCGTCGGCGGCGGCCTCGCGGACCTCGGCCATGACCGGCGCCCGGGCGGCCATCGCGCCGGCGCGGAGGTAGTCGCCGTACGAGAAGCCGCCGGGGAGGACGATCCCCTCGGCGTCGGCCGGGAGGCCGTCTTCGTGCCAGACGCGCTCGGCGTCGACTCCGAGGTGTTCCAGCGCGCGGACCGCGTCGCGGTCGCAGTTGGAGCCGCCGAACTGGACGACGGCGACCGTCATCGCTCGGCGACCGCGACGTCGTAGTCGTGGATGGTCGGGTTCGCGAGGAGCCGCTCGGCCATCTCGTCGGCGCGGTCGGCGGCCTCGTCGGCGTCGGCCGCCTCCAAGTCCACCTCGAAGCGGTCGGCCGACCGGAGGTCCGACAGCTCGAACCCGAGGCGTTCGAGCGCCTGCTGGGTGGTCTCGGCCTCCGGGTCGAGGACGCCCCGCTTCAGCCTGACCGTCACCGTCGCGGTGTATGCCGTCATGGCCGATACTGCGGAGTCGTGTGTAAAAACCGTTTTGGAACGCCTTTTATATCCACGTTCGTGGATATATTTCGGTCGATCGTGCGGGCGGCAGGCTCCGCGCGGAGCGAAAGGGGCAAACCCCTCCGCGACTTGGGTCGGGTGTATGCAGCCGCTCGAACCCGCGGAGGTGATCGTCGCATGACCCGCGAACTGACCGAGATCACGGTCGTCGGAGGAGACAAGACCGGACTCATCGCGCGGGTCACCTCCCTGCTGTTCGAGCGGGGAATCAACATCGAGGACTTAGACCAGGCGGTCCGCGAGGGCGTCTTCCGGATGACGACCCGCGTGGACGCCTCCGAGATGGAGACCTCGCGCGGCGAGCTCCGGCGCGCGCTCGCCGAGCTCGGCCGCGAGCTCGACGTCGACATCCAGGTGCGGTTCCCGAGCGACCGCGACGCGCGCCGGATCGCGCTGCTGGTCACCAAGGAGACTCACGCGCCCGAGGCCCTGCTGGAGTCGGAGGCCAACGGCGACCTCGCCGACGACGGCGAGGAGGCCGAGATCCCGGTCGTCATCGGCAACCGCGGCGACCTCCGGTCGCTGGCGGAGCGCTACGACAAGCCCTTCTACGACGTGGGCGACGGCAACGGGAACACCGACGAGGGGCGCCTGCTCGACCTGCTGGCCGAGTACGATGTGGACCTGATCGCCCTGGCCCGCTACATGCGCATCCTCTCGCCCGAGGTCGTCTTCCGCTACGAGG
Above is a window of Halorubrum depositum DNA encoding:
- the gcvT gene encoding glycine cleavage system aminomethyltransferase GcvT, producing the protein MTDRLPPLHETNAARGAKFTDFGGWQMPVEFDSIREEHTAVRESVGVFDVSHMGEIEVAGPDATALMNRLTTNDVTALDPGDSQYAAITDDEGVMLDDTVVYRLPDGIEAGTGADALAGMDRDLDAGAGDPAYLFVPNAGHDEQMTDRWTDYRDEVGLDATVANATDDWAMLAVQGPDAADAVDDATPADRVVGLSKFEATVAAVAGVDSWVARTGYTGEDGFEIMCPASDAEAVWSAFVGEDATGPTAQPCGLGARDTLRTEMGYLLSGQDFDPDDEPRTPYEARIGFVVKLDTEFVGRDALERQKEEGVDERFVGVRLLERGVPRGGYAVTDGDLTRVGHLTSGTMSPTLDEPIGLGYLHESHADAGAEVSVVVRGDEKRAEVVIPPFLDR
- a CDS encoding S26 family signal peptidase: MKRNVSDLLAPAAAVLLVALVVAAAAGAWPPFVAVESGSMEPTVERGDLVVVTSAERFPWGGLTGHAEPDAPTRLGGTGDVVVFDPPDDGQHPILHRLAFRVSAGEDWTDRADPALLDGDCDDIESCPAPHDGYITFGDANGEYDQSAGIATVVREEWVTAKALVSVPNLGWFRVGVDAAIARIGLLPTAVGVGGAAAVAGGFGAVLIGWAGRGRGGRRK
- a CDS encoding NYN domain-containing protein, coding for MESSREDEEPVGVALFVDGPNVLREEFDVDLDDVRRAAEAEGPLVTTRLYLDEHATPGLIQAAEARGFEVVITSGDVDVKLAVDAARFAAEGRMSVLAIASRDTDFKPVVETANGYGIRTLAIAPGEFGRSDALRNAANGSVTLDEGEEEPSDRDGDAGDADAAADPEATADSPPE
- the ilvD gene encoding dihydroxy-acid dehydratase — translated: MSEQQPRSDEGEASRRRGGDADRFAGEKDEDLRSRDVTEGAERAPHRSMFRAMGFDDEDLSSPLVGVPNPAADITPCNVHLDDVADAAIDGIDAAGGMPVEFGTITISDAISMGTEGMKASLISREVIADSVELVSFGERVDALVTVAGCDKNLPGMLMASIRTDLPSVFLYGGSIMPGEHEGRDVTIVQVFEGVGAYAEGDMSGDELDDLERHACPGAGSCGGMFTANTMASISEALGMAPLGSASAPAEDRERYEVAERAGELVLDCIENDRRPSDILSRKSFENAIALQTAIGGSTNGVLHLLALAAEADVDLSIEDFDEISRRTPKIADLQPGGSRVMNDLHEIGGVPVVLRRLLEADLLHGDAMTVTGRTLAEEIAELEERGALPDDDDIEADFLYTVDEPKEEEGAIKILKGNLAPDGSVLKVTGDDEFYHEGPARVFEHEEDAMEYVQSGEVDSGDVIVIRNEGPTGGPGMREMLGVTAAVVGAGHEDDVALLTDGRFSGATRGPMIGHVAPEAADGGPIGLIEDGDHVTVDIPERDLSVDLSDEEFAERRDAWEAPAPQYEGGILAKYARDFASAADGAVTNPRLTGDR
- a CDS encoding VOC family protein, translating into MQARHIDHVNLRIPEDGVADAREFYGERLGFGIEDALYAADEKPFFDVRLSATAVVHLWPTDEFEPPTATNYDHVAVVVEESIEEIEAELDAAGVEIEKTLDSPLGATGVAGAVYVRDPFGYRVELKARV
- the purQ gene encoding phosphoribosylformylglycinamidine synthase I, whose product is MTVAVVQFGGSNCDRDAVRALEHLGVDAERVWHEDGLPADAEGIVLPGGFSYGDYLRAGAMAARAPVMAEVREAAADGVPVIGICNGAQIGAESGLTPGAFTTNASARFQCEPVHLRVERADTPWTAAYDEGDVIEVPIAHGEGRFEISEDAHADLVADDRVLFRYCDADGNATDAANPNGSTDNAAGVLGERETVAVLMPHPERATLPDLGRSTDGAGILEAFA
- the purS gene encoding phosphoribosylformylglycinamidine synthase subunit PurS, whose translation is MTAYTATVTVRLKRGVLDPEAETTQQALERLGFELSDLRSADRFEVDLEAADADEAADRADEMAERLLANPTIHDYDVAVAER
- a CDS encoding formyltetrahydrofolate deformylase: MTRELTEITVVGGDKTGLIARVTSLLFERGINIEDLDQAVREGVFRMTTRVDASEMETSRGELRRALAELGRELDVDIQVRFPSDRDARRIALLVTKETHAPEALLESEANGDLADDGEEAEIPVVIGNRGDLRSLAERYDKPFYDVGDGNGNTDEGRLLDLLAEYDVDLIALARYMRILSPEVVFRYEGRIVNVHPSLLPAFPGAEAYRQAKDAGVRIAGVTAHYVTTDLDQGPVIAQRAFDVPAGADVEEIKRRGQPLEADVLLDAVRLHLADAIAIHRGTVHVREDADVDARLGLSQAAVDANPDEPVDGEPLSRSETPAVESD